A single region of the Bos mutus isolate GX-2022 chromosome 17, NWIPB_WYAK_1.1, whole genome shotgun sequence genome encodes:
- the HPD gene encoding 4-hydroxyphenylpyruvate dioxygenase — protein sequence MGQTCCGGVGQRLTPHRPACNSVIQAASYYCSKLGFEPLAYKGLETGSREVVSHVVKQGQIVFVFSSALNPWNKEMGDHLVKHGDGVKDIAFEVEDCDYIVQKARERGAKIVREPWVEQDKLGKVKFAVLQTYGDTTHTLVEKMNYTGRFLPGFEAPPFMDPQLSKLPSCSLEIIDHIVGNQPDQEMVSASEWYLKNLQFHRFWSVDDTQVHTEYSSLRSVVVANYEESIKMPINEPAPGKKKSQIQEYVDYNGGAGVQHIALKTKDIITAIRHLRERGVEFLAVPSTYYKQLREKLKMAKIRVKENIDILEELKILVDYDEKGYLLQIFTKPMQDRPTLFLEVIQRHNHQGFGAGNFNSLFKAFEEEQDLRGNLTDMEPNGVVSGM from the exons ATGGGGCAGACATGCTGTGGGGGTGTGGGCCAGCGCCTCACCCCTCACAGGCCTGCCTGCAACTCTGTGATTCAGGCTGCGTCATATTACTGCAGTAAGCTGGGCTTTGAGCCCCTAGCCTACAAGGGCCTGGAGACCGGTTCCCGGGAAGTGGTGAGCCATGTGGTCAAGCAAGGGCAG ATCGTGTTcgtcttctcctctgccctcaaccCCTGGAACAAAG AGATGGGCGATCACCTGGTGAAACACGGCGATGGAGTGAAGGACATTGCGTTCGAGGTGGAGGACTGTGACTACATTGTGCAG AAAGCCCGGGAACGAGGCGCCAAGATTGTGCGGGAGCCTTGGGTAGAGCAAGATAAGCTTGGGAAGGTGAAGTTTGCTGTGCTACAGACG TATGGGGACACGACACACACCCTGGTGGAGAAGATGAACTATACTGGCCGGTTCCTGCCTGGATTCGAGGCACCACCATTCATGGACCCCCAACTTTCCAAGCT GCCCAGCTGCAGTCTCGAGATAATCGATCACATTGTGGGAAACCAGCCTGATCAAGAGATGGTGTCTGCCTCTGAATG GTACCTGAAGAACTTGCAGTTCCACCGTTTCTGGTCCGTGGATGACACGCAGGTGCACACGGAGTACAGCTCTCTGCGGTCCGTCGTGGTGGCCAATTATGAGGAATCCATCAAGATGCCCATTAATGAGCCAGCACCGGGCAAGAAGAAGTCCCAGATCCAG GAATATGTGGACTATAACGGGGGCGCTGGGGTCCAGCACATTGCTCTCAAGACCAAAGACATCatcacagca ATTCGCCACTTGAGAGAGAGAGGCGTGGAGTTTTTGGCTGTTCCATCCACATACTACAAACAACTGCGGGAGAAGCTCAAGATGGCCAAGATCCGGGTGAAGGAGAATATTGATATCCTAGAG GAGCTGAAGATCCTGGTGGACTACGACGAGAAAGGCTACCTCCTGCAGATTTTCACCAAACCCATGCAGGACCGGCCCACGCTCTTCCTGGAAGTCATTCAGCGCCACAATCACCAG GGTTTTGGAGCCGGCAACTTCAACTCACTGTTCAAGGCCTTCGAGGAGGAGCAGGACCTGCGAGGCAACCTCACCGACATGGAGCCCAATGGGGTTGTGTCCGGCATGTAG